A stretch of the bacterium genome encodes the following:
- the rsmA gene encoding 16S rRNA (adenine(1518)-N(6)/adenine(1519)-N(6))-dimethyltransferase RsmA gives MKFLILKEIRKLIETGKIDIKKNLGQHFLIDRNARDKLLSFANLNKRDTVVEIGPGLGSLTEGIIENVKEYYGFEIDDDFCKFLEENFSEYKNFHLIKNDFLKSDENFWNSFKGKIKVIGNTPYYLSSPIVFHILKFYRKIKLALLTVQKEVGERFVGKPGSKQYCPISVLLYFYTDTKICYFLNKNVFYPRPKVESVVVKIVPLKKPRIKIENEKKFYEFLPLIFSYRRKKLTNVVKRVFKIEKDVLVKELSNYEILPQKRVEQLTPEEIFQLFNIIKSIKNSPDKNLV, from the coding sequence ATGAAATTTTTAATTTTAAAAGAAATAAGAAAACTGATAGAAACAGGAAAAATAGATATAAAAAAAAATCTTGGACAGCACTTTTTAATTGACAGAAATGCAAGGGATAAATTACTTTCTTTTGCAAATCTGAACAAAAGGGATACTGTTGTTGAAATTGGTCCTGGACTTGGTTCTTTGACTGAAGGTATAATTGAGAATGTAAAGGAATATTATGGTTTTGAAATAGATGATGACTTTTGTAAATTCCTTGAAGAAAATTTTTCTGAATATAAAAATTTCCATTTAATTAAAAATGACTTTTTAAAATCAGACGAAAATTTCTGGAATTCATTTAAAGGAAAGATTAAAGTTATAGGAAATACCCCATATTATTTAAGTTCTCCAATAGTTTTTCATATACTTAAATTTTACAGAAAAATAAAACTTGCTCTGTTAACCGTCCAGAAAGAAGTAGGTGAAAGATTTGTTGGTAAACCAGGAAGTAAACAGTACTGCCCAATTTCTGTATTACTTTACTTTTATACTGATACAAAAATATGCTACTTTTTGAATAAAAATGTTTTTTATCCAAGACCCAAAGTAGAATCAGTTGTTGTTAAAATTGTGCCATTAAAAAAACCGAGAATAAAAATAGAAAATGAAAAAAAATTTTATGAATTTCTTCCTTTAATTTTCAGTTATAGAAGAAAAAAACTTACAAATGTAGTTAAAAGAGTTTTTAAAATTGAAAAAGATGTGCTTGTAAAAGAACTTTCAAATTATGAAATTTTACCACAGAAAAGGGTTGAACAACTCACTCCTGAAGAAATCTTTCAACTTTTTAATATTATAAAATCTATAAAAAATTCACCGGATAAAAATTTGGTTTAA